From a single Rutidosis leptorrhynchoides isolate AG116_Rl617_1_P2 chromosome 5, CSIRO_AGI_Rlap_v1, whole genome shotgun sequence genomic region:
- the LOC139848356 gene encoding serpin-ZX-like, translating into MFKFLAKKNTSSNKNQTHVSITLSNHLLNKSRNSNVVFSPLSIHVVLNVIAAGSKGQTHNQLLSFLKAKNINELNALSSQLVSMIMVDGSPVGGPRLSFANGVWVEQTVSLKPSFKKVVETVYKAACNQVDFQTRAGEVANEVNLWAERQTNGLIKDILPPGAINNSTRLIFANAIYFKGAWCEKFDPSNTKDFDFHLLDGSKVLVPFMTSKEEQFVSKYDNFKVLALPYENGNDKRRFTMYIYLPDVKDGLPSLIQKVASQSDFLEHHIPHQKVEIGQFLIPKFKISFGFEASDMLKELGLVLPFSSTEGLSEMGNTYADEKLYVSSIQHKSFVEVNEEGTEAAAVTGAVMMLCALEETYDTVDFVADHPFLFVIKEDTSGAVLFMGQVVDPTIN; encoded by the exons ATGTTTAAATTCCTAGCAAAAAAGAACACTTCATCAAACAAAAACCAAACTCATGTTTCAATCACACTTTCAAATCACCTGCTGAACAAATCCCGCAACTCTAACGTTGTTTTCTCTCCGCTTTCAATCCATGTGGTTCTTAACGTGATCGCGGCTGGTTCCAAAGGCCAAACACATAACCAGTTGCTATCTTTTTTGAAAGCGAAAAATATCAATGAACTCAATGCTCTCTCTTCACAGCTTGTGTCCATGATCATGGTAGATGGTAGCCCGGTTGGTGGGCCACGGTTGTCTTTTGCAAATGGGGTTTGGGTTGAGCAAACTGTTTCTCTTAAACCTTCTTTTAAAAAGGTTGTGGAAACTGTTTATAAAGCTGCTTGTAATCAAGTCGATTTTCAAACCAGG GCCGGTGAGGTAGCTAACGAAGTGAATTTGTGGGCGGAAAGACAAACTAATGGTCTCATTAAAGACATCCTTCCTCCTGGTGCAATTAACAACTCTACGAGGCTAATATTTGCTAATGCAATTTATTTTAAGGGAGCCTGGTGTGAGAAGTTTGACCCATCAAACACTAAAGACTTTGACTTCCACCTTCTTGATGGTAGCAAAGTTTTAGTACCGTTCATGACAAGCAAGGAAGAACAGTTCGTGAGTAAATATGATAATTTCAAAGTATTGGCACTTCCATATGAAAATGGTAATGATAAACGGCGTTTTACAATGTACATCTACCTCCCAGATGTAAAAGACGGCCTCCCATCTTTGATACAGAAAGTCGCTTCACAATCTGACTTCTTGGAGCATCACATTCCACACCAAAAAGTAGAGATTGGGCAATTTTTAATCCCTAAGTTTAAGATCTCATTTGGGTTTGAAGCTTCTGACATGTTGAAAGAATTAGGCCTCGTGTTGCCTTTTAGTAGCACGGAAGGTTTGAGTGAAATGGGCAACACTTATGCGGATGAAAAGTTATATGTTTCAAGCATTCAGCATAAATCATTTGTGGAGGTGAATGAAGAAGGTACGGAAGCTGCAGCAGTCACTGGAGCCGTCATGATGTTGTGTGCCTTGGAAGAGACTTATGATACGGTTGATTTTGTGGCGGATCATCCATTTTTGTTCGTGATTAAAGAAGATACGAGTGGAGCCGTGCTGTTTATGGGTCAGGTTGTTGACCCAACTATCAATTGA